From a region of the Corvus cornix cornix isolate S_Up_H32 chromosome 2, ASM73873v5, whole genome shotgun sequence genome:
- the PTCHD3 gene encoding patched domain-containing protein 3 codes for MAGPRDPAERCSCRNTNCVERPLRRLFEGLASGVAACPWPFVLVPLLLSGGLGAGFLFLPQRQANDIEGQFTPTWGPAKDERDFVRRYFPPDDSERFSAPRLPTEGAYASLIAVATNGTSVLDPAAWAEVLRLNATVHDAEYERLCARTAGGCASPNPLLSRWGDAGPPAPGSLRFPVNDSVFLGAALGGVETDDGRVRRARALKLMYYLREDGPEAQDSRRWLESFLQNISSRVAELRLGSIQVTYFTSLSRQQEFEGNTKSVIPLFSITYFLTITFAVISCLRLSCIRNNIWLASCGVLSSGLAVLSSFGLMLFCGVPFVVTVANAPFLILGVGVDDMFIMIASWEQSSRKKEKSSVKSLLAETYAEAALSVTITTLTDVLAFFIGTWTAFPSVRSFCLYTGTAFVFCYVYTMTFFGAVLVLNHKREQENRHWLTCMRVGVGEDQAENSCLYNACCIGSCSRQPSQPEGEHPMSIFFKKYYGPFITNKWIKLLVVLLYGAYLGGSVYGCTQIREGIDLRNLANDDSYVIPYYDDDEKYFSTYGPRVMVVITESVDYWNETVRLGIESCAQNLENISYVDKNLSESWLRVYTELAKRGLININSKTDFFNNLPVLFKFRPSFEWDINKTQDAIEASRFFIQTVNVTSAVDEKNLLNQLREAAEQCSIPLKVYHPAFIYYDQYLVIVQNTVQNVAVAAGAMLVVSLLLIPNPLCCLWVTFAIASVIVGVAGFMTFWNVNLDSISMINLVICIGFSVDFSAHISYAFVASGESSANKRAIEALSLLGYPVLQGAVSTILGVVVLAAANTYIFRTFFKIMFLVILFGALHGLVFIPVFLTFFGNFGGSPHNTMSKKLEHRFRNDKDCP; via the exons ATGGCGGGGCCGCGGGACCCCGCGGAGCGCTGCTCCTGCCGCAACACCAACTGCGTGGAGCGGCCGCTGCGCCGGCTCTTCGAAGGGCTGGCGAGCGGCGTGGCCGCCTGCCCCTGGCCCTTCGTGCTGGTGCCGCTGCTGCTGTCGGGCGGGCTGGGCGCCGGCTTCCTCTTCCTGCCGCAGCGGCAGGCGAACGACATCGAGGGGCAGTTCACACCGACGTGGGGGCCCGCCAAGGATGAGCGCGACTTCGTGCGGCGGTACTTCCCCCCCGACGACTCGGAGCGCTTCTCCGCCCCGCGGCTGCCCACCGAGGGCGCCTACGCCTCCCTCATCGCCGTGGCGACGAACGGGACCTCGGTCCTGGACCCGGCGGCGTGGGCAGAGGTGCTGCGGCTGAACGCGACCGTGCACGACGCCGAGTACGAGCGGCTCTGCGCCCGCACCGCCGGCGGCTGCGCCAGCCCCAACCCGCTGCTGTCGCGGTGGGGCGATGCGGGACCGCCCGCCCCGGGGAGCCTCCGCTTCCCCGTCAATGACAGCGTCTTCCTGGGGGCCGCGCTGGGCGGCGTGGAGACGGACGACGGGCGGGTGCGGAGGGCGCGGGCCCTGAAGCTGATGTATTACCTGCGGGAGGACGGCCCCGAGGCGCAGGACAGCCGGCGGTGGCTGGAGAGCTTCCTGCAGAACATCTCGTCCAGAGTGGCGGAGTTGCGCCTCGGCTCCATTCAG GTGACCTACTTTACCTCGCTGTCCAGACAACAGGAGTTTGAAGGAAATACCAAGAGTGTGATCCCACTCTTCTCCATAACATATTTCCTGACAATAACCTTTGCAGTCATCTCTTGCCTAAG actgAGCTGTATAAGAAATAATATCTGGCTTGCAAGCTGTGGAGTGCTTTCTTCCGGCTTAGCTGTATTGAGCAGCTTTGGACTGATGCTCTTCTGTGGAGTTCCGTTTGTGGTCACTGTGGCTAATGCACCATTCCTGATTCTGG GGGTTGGCGTTGATGACATGTTCATCATGATTGCTTCCTGGGAACAAagttcaaggaaaaaagagaaatccagtGTTAAGTCTCTGCTGGCCGAGACTTATGCAGAAGCAGCACTTTCTGTGACCATCACCACTCTCACGGATGTTTTGGCCTTCTTCATTGGCACCTGGACGGCTTTTCCATCCGTGAGGTCTTTTTGCCTCTATACGGGCACAGCTTTTGTCTTCTGCTATGTATATACCATGACCTTCTTTGGGGCTGTTCTGGTATTAAATCACAAAAGGGAGCAAGAGAACCGCCACTGGCTGACTTGTATGCGTGTGGGAGTAGGTGAAGATCAGGCTGAGAACTCCTGCTTGTACAATGCTTGCTGTATTGGCAGCTGTTCCAGGCAGCCATCTCAGCCAGAAGGTGAGCATCCAATGAGcatattctttaaaaagtattatGGCCcttttattacaaataaatgGATCAAGCTGCTCGTGGTGTTGCTGTACGGAGCATACTTGGGTGGCAGTGTTTATGGGTGTACTCAGATCAGGGAAGGCATCGATCTCCGGAATCTGGCAAATGATGACTCCTACGTTATTCCATACTATGATGATGATGAGAAATACTTCTCGACATACGGACCCAGGGTCATGGTTGTCATTACTGAGAGCGTAGATTACTGGAATGAGACGGTGCGTCTTGGCATTGAGAGCTGTGCACAGAATTTAGAGAACATTTCCTATGTAGATAAGAACCTCTCAGAGTCATGGCTGAGGGTATACACAGAACTTGCCAAAAGGGGGTTGATAAATATAAACAGTAAGACTGACTTCTTTAATAACTTACCTGTACTGTTCAAATTTCGTCCCAGTTTTGAGTGGGACATAAACAAGACTCAGGATGCAATAGAAGCTTCACGTTTCTTCATCCAGACAGTGAACGTGACGTCAGCCGTTGATGAGAAGAATCTCCTCAATCAGTTAAGAGAGGCAGCCGAGCAGTGCAGCATTCCACTGAAGGTGTATCACCCAGCGTTCATCTACTACGACCAGTACCTGGTGATAGTGCAGAACACTGTTCAGAACGTTGCCGTGGCTGCCGGGGCGATGCTCGTTGTCTCCCTTCTGCTCATTCCTAACCCATTGTGCTGCTTGTGGGTGACTTTTGCTATAGCCTCTGTTATAGTTGGCGTTGCTGGTTTCATGACGTTCTGGAACGTCAATCTCGATTCCATATCCATGATCAACCTGGTTATTTGCATAGGGTTTTCCGTAGATTTTTCTGCTCATATTTCCTATGCCTTTGTTGCGAGTGGAGAGTCATCAGCCAATAAAAGGGCAATTGAAGCTCTGTCCCTGCTAGGTTACCCAGTACTTCAAGGTGCAGTTTCTACAATACTAGGAGTAGTtgtcctggctgcagcaaaCACCTACATCTTTAGGACATTCTTCAAGATCATGTTCCTTGTTATTTTGTTTGGGGCTCTTCATGGTCTTGTTTTTATTCCagtgtttttaacattttttggAAACTTTGGTGGCTCACCCCACAATACCATGTCTAAAAAGTTAGAGCACAGGTTTAGAAATGATAAAGACTGTCCATGA